The Neisseria yangbaofengii genome contains a region encoding:
- a CDS encoding phage protein Gp36 family protein translates to MALITAEDMVVRFGEKELAERTDHENYEVINEDVLAKAMTDAEEEAGAYLRAAKLSYGADGNPPPPVLVIKVCDIARYYLYQDAVTQIIEDRYKSAVSWLKSVVSNPGLLDPTRYDTADKPSTCAVAPNEAPDLREWL, encoded by the coding sequence ATGGCTCTGATTACCGCAGAAGACATGGTGGTGCGTTTCGGAGAGAAAGAACTCGCCGAGCGCACCGACCATGAAAATTACGAAGTCATCAACGAAGACGTGCTGGCCAAGGCCATGACCGACGCGGAAGAGGAAGCCGGCGCGTATCTGCGCGCCGCCAAACTCTCCTACGGCGCGGACGGCAATCCGCCGCCGCCCGTGCTGGTGATTAAGGTGTGCGACATTGCGCGCTACTACCTGTATCAGGACGCGGTGACGCAAATCATCGAAGACCGCTACAAGTCGGCAGTCTCATGGCTCAAGTCGGTGGTGTCCAACCCGGGCTTGCTCGACCCGACCCGCTACGACACGGCGGACAAGCCGTCAACGTGTGCGGTGGCGCCGAACGAAGCACCCGATTTGCGCGAATGGTTATAA
- a CDS encoding phage minor head protein has translation MSDVEYKPSGLVDKAALEHFKTKKILPGFSHYDVWLYQHSLAFTVAKMMDADMLAEVKQAIEQALQNGTSFADFKKRLKPYLMAKGWWGEQIMTDPLDEVQKLVQLGSTRRLKTIFNTNMQTAFAAGQWQRIQANKAALPYLRYNASAAGTPRDSHKRYYGLILPVDHEIWNVIFPPNGYGCKCSVSALTRRQAEREGISGEPDVEMLEFTNPRTGQTVLIPDDITPSFAHNHGDRLGAMNALFADKHGDGFVARVAAEADRHVFSRVVRPNFLSVKPELTVLDDGKIPNAQALVYSEAGRGYQLGYESAGHYGSQEVIERDGKFYIISYDIGGVNIEHVSAELLETRKTEAIMVAVNGLDGSLPDKMAAKIKDADFGGADFADKLAAYLYTTNAGYKKVNPRLIENRGKLDGLTNDVVQITRAIDRFLEVSPKYQGVTKRMVNSNKIPDLKSYLIAHTVGNMVRYSNFTSTALSYGTYGKNLDIELTIHGRNGVKIEAVSAFGSTEAEVLMPRSSVYKVVSRTETDGKYFIGLEEITGKGYDETLIIQLSDLRGRQ, from the coding sequence ATGAGTGATGTCGAGTACAAACCGTCGGGCTTGGTCGACAAAGCGGCCTTGGAACATTTCAAGACCAAGAAGATTCTGCCCGGTTTCAGCCATTACGACGTGTGGCTGTATCAGCACAGCTTGGCGTTTACCGTGGCTAAGATGATGGATGCCGATATGCTGGCCGAAGTCAAACAGGCCATTGAACAGGCGTTGCAAAACGGCACAAGTTTTGCCGATTTCAAAAAACGCTTAAAACCGTATCTGATGGCAAAAGGCTGGTGGGGCGAGCAAATCATGACCGACCCGCTTGACGAGGTGCAAAAGCTGGTACAGCTCGGCAGCACCCGCCGCCTGAAAACCATCTTCAACACCAATATGCAGACCGCCTTTGCCGCCGGACAATGGCAGCGCATACAGGCCAACAAAGCCGCGCTGCCCTACCTGCGCTACAACGCGTCCGCCGCCGGCACGCCGCGCGACAGCCACAAACGCTATTACGGCCTGATTTTGCCGGTTGACCATGAGATTTGGAACGTTATCTTCCCGCCCAACGGCTACGGCTGCAAGTGTTCGGTTTCCGCGCTGACCCGCCGCCAAGCCGAACGCGAGGGTATCAGCGGAGAGCCGGATGTGGAGATGCTTGAGTTTACCAATCCGCGCACGGGGCAGACCGTGCTGATACCCGATGATATTACCCCGAGTTTTGCCCATAATCATGGTGACAGATTGGGGGCGATGAATGCGCTTTTTGCCGACAAACACGGCGACGGCTTTGTGGCGCGAGTGGCAGCGGAAGCTGACCGTCATGTATTTTCGCGTGTCGTGCGGCCTAATTTCTTGTCAGTAAAACCCGAATTGACGGTATTGGATGACGGTAAAATTCCGAACGCGCAAGCTTTAGTATATTCGGAAGCCGGGCGCGGTTATCAGTTGGGTTATGAATCGGCCGGCCACTACGGCTCACAAGAAGTAATCGAACGTGACGGTAAGTTTTACATTATCTCCTACGACATCGGCGGTGTGAACATCGAGCACGTTTCTGCCGAATTGCTGGAAACACGCAAAACTGAGGCTATTATGGTCGCTGTGAACGGATTGGATGGAAGTCTGCCCGATAAGATGGCTGCCAAAATCAAAGATGCCGATTTTGGCGGTGCCGACTTCGCCGATAAGTTGGCAGCGTATCTGTATACGACCAATGCTGGATACAAAAAAGTTAACCCGCGACTAATTGAAAACCGTGGGAAGCTGGACGGCCTGACAAATGATGTAGTACAAATCACCCGGGCGATTGACCGTTTCTTGGAGGTTTCGCCCAAGTATCAGGGCGTAACCAAACGAATGGTAAACAGCAATAAGATACCTGACCTGAAAAGTTATCTGATTGCGCATACCGTCGGCAATATGGTCAGATACAGTAACTTTACCAGTACCGCGCTGTCGTACGGTACATACGGCAAAAACTTGGATATTGAGCTGACGATCCACGGACGTAACGGCGTAAAAATCGAAGCTGTATCAGCGTTTGGCAGCACAGAAGCAGAGGTATTGATGCCGAGAAGCTCGGTTTATAAAGTCGTATCCCGAACAGAAACCGATGGCAAATATTTTATCGGACTTGAAGAAATTACCGGAAAAGGATATGATGAAACCCTGATTATCCAATTAAGCGATTTACGGGGGCGTCAATGA
- a CDS encoding phage portal protein family protein, which produces MFGLVKAHKIKTTIKDLTQATDDALNNLYAGMEGADALLARLGVSRQDALEAVTADDEVAACLEDLRAAMLAKPWRVYGNGLDEETADRIWKNLRHHLPVLAEVVLTARLGGYGVARYVYHREPDGFIAIRQVSNKAGELDRYRPLLDGTLVYRGLAGDKLCDLNLMYLFLSHRATSTNPAGEMAAARLYAPVALRKKGFVYAAQFVTRYAQPYMVAKITANTEEEHHSFLSRFYTFLSGGALTIGREDDMQMLQNSADGQAFRRLENLANARIQKALLGKVKTSDLETSSRASQETEENNREERVGAYLMLLSQAAQHFIDALVMANNAYGLPVKADKGVWFEFEQETKVDVQRAERDKKYLESGSLRLTRDYYRDVLGFDEAHFEIVEPAMPSETPAAKLSLKLSDGLNPAKQPLTVEQAIMQPKIQAVLSALEECNDYAEFEDRLSQLDLSKTDNILIQRLVSDGLKAWSEGAADE; this is translated from the coding sequence CGCTCGAAGCGGTGACGGCGGATGACGAAGTGGCGGCGTGCCTGGAAGATTTGCGCGCCGCCATGCTGGCAAAGCCTTGGCGGGTGTATGGCAACGGTTTGGATGAAGAAACCGCCGACCGCATTTGGAAAAACCTGCGCCATCATCTGCCCGTGTTGGCCGAAGTGGTGCTGACCGCCCGTTTGGGCGGCTACGGCGTGGCGCGTTATGTGTATCACCGCGAGCCGGACGGTTTTATTGCTATCCGCCAAGTATCAAACAAGGCCGGGGAGTTGGACAGATACCGCCCTTTGCTTGACGGCACGCTGGTTTATCGCGGCTTGGCCGGGGATAAGCTGTGTGACCTGAATCTGATGTATCTGTTTTTAAGCCACCGCGCCACCAGTACCAATCCGGCAGGGGAAATGGCCGCCGCGCGACTGTATGCGCCGGTGGCCTTGCGTAAAAAGGGCTTTGTGTATGCCGCGCAATTCGTCACGCGCTATGCACAGCCTTATATGGTTGCCAAAATCACAGCAAACACCGAAGAAGAGCACCACAGTTTTTTAAGCCGCTTTTATACCTTCCTCAGCGGCGGCGCGCTGACCATCGGGCGCGAAGATGATATGCAGATGCTACAGAACAGTGCCGACGGTCAGGCATTCCGCCGTTTGGAAAACTTAGCCAATGCGAGGATTCAGAAAGCCCTGCTCGGCAAAGTCAAAACGTCTGATTTGGAAACGTCCAGCCGTGCCAGCCAGGAAACCGAAGAAAACAACCGCGAAGAGCGTGTCGGTGCTTATTTAATGCTGCTGTCGCAAGCCGCGCAGCATTTTATAGACGCGCTGGTGATGGCCAACAATGCCTACGGCTTGCCGGTCAAGGCCGATAAGGGCGTGTGGTTTGAGTTTGAACAGGAAACCAAAGTCGATGTGCAGCGTGCCGAACGTGATAAAAAGTATCTCGAAAGCGGCAGCTTGCGCCTGACGCGCGACTATTACCGCGATGTCTTGGGCTTTGACGAGGCGCATTTCGAAATCGTCGAACCTGCCATGCCGTCCGAAACGCCTGCGGCCAAGCTGTCGCTCAAACTTTCAGACGGCCTGAATCCTGCCAAACAGCCGCTGACGGTGGAGCAAGCCATCATGCAGCCCAAAATCCAAGCCGTGTTGTCGGCATTGGAAGAGTGTAACGACTACGCCGAATTCGAAGACCGCCTGTCGCAACTGGATTTGAGTAAAACCGACAATATCCTGATTCAGCGTTTGGTTTCAGACGGCCTGAAAGCATGGTCGGAAGGGGCGGCCGATGAGTGA
- a CDS encoding major capsid protein produces the protein MPLSNDSKFGVKALTMAVNQVPATPTQIRELGIFEPQYLTTTNVDVEYQEGRLNLVQSRERGMGGQPVPKKSRNIRTFKIPHLPQDDVVRADEVQNLRAFGTEQAATVESVVNDKLADGKLNLEYTREHLMLGALQGKILDADGSVLYDLYKEFGITRNSASWKLGTKTTEVGAEIDKVITAQRAKQKGAMVTGWVALCGADFLTALKYHDKIKPLYERYQDGAAYREGSLNPIAFEHNGIKFIQYVGDFGANGAKIDTDKAILLPVGRKLYVEAFAPADMNATVNTRALPYYASREKLNHDKGWSLHMQSNPLPIALRPDLVMTLSAG, from the coding sequence ATGCCATTATCCAATGACAGCAAATTCGGCGTCAAAGCCCTGACGATGGCCGTCAACCAAGTACCCGCCACGCCGACCCAAATCCGCGAGCTGGGTATTTTCGAGCCGCAATACCTGACCACCACCAACGTGGACGTGGAATATCAGGAAGGCCGCCTGAATCTGGTACAGAGCCGCGAGCGAGGTATGGGCGGTCAGCCGGTGCCGAAGAAAAGCCGCAATATCCGCACCTTTAAAATCCCGCACCTGCCGCAAGACGATGTGGTGCGCGCCGACGAAGTGCAGAACCTGCGCGCATTCGGCACCGAGCAAGCAGCCACCGTGGAAAGCGTGGTCAACGACAAGCTGGCCGACGGCAAACTGAATTTGGAATACACCCGCGAGCATTTGATGCTGGGTGCGTTGCAAGGCAAGATTTTGGATGCCGACGGCTCAGTGCTTTATGACCTGTACAAAGAATTCGGCATTACCCGCAATTCGGCCAGCTGGAAACTCGGCACCAAAACCACCGAAGTCGGCGCGGAAATCGACAAAGTCATTACCGCCCAACGCGCCAAGCAAAAAGGCGCGATGGTTACCGGCTGGGTGGCGTTGTGCGGCGCGGATTTTCTGACCGCGCTGAAATACCACGACAAAATCAAACCGCTGTATGAGCGTTATCAAGACGGCGCGGCCTACCGCGAAGGCAGCCTGAACCCGATTGCCTTTGAGCATAACGGCATTAAGTTCATCCAGTATGTCGGCGATTTCGGGGCAAACGGCGCGAAAATCGACACGGACAAAGCCATTCTGCTGCCGGTCGGCCGCAAACTCTATGTCGAGGCTTTTGCTCCGGCAGACATGAATGCCACCGTCAACACCCGCGCGCTGCCGTATTACGCCAGCCGAGAGAAGCTGAATCACGACAAAGGCTGGAGCCTGCACATGCAGTCCAATCCGCTGCCGATTGCCCTGCGTCCTGATTTGGTCATGACCCTGTCTGCCGGTTAA
- a CDS encoding oxaloacetate decarboxylase alpha chain — protein MSEYKNKTVSHELGNTVGDYIKYEATYQTRVAVAAAPDTKAGTFVDFPLRGKKLVALTDESDGKVVVQPHNCVIDLSLLTAAAVNAAAAESGLDGLKKEGDPYGIVYIGTPKD, from the coding sequence ATGTCTGAATACAAAAACAAAACCGTATCGCATGAGTTGGGCAATACCGTCGGCGACTACATCAAATATGAGGCCACCTATCAGACGCGTGTCGCCGTGGCCGCCGCGCCGGATACCAAGGCCGGTACGTTTGTCGATTTTCCGCTGCGCGGTAAAAAATTGGTTGCCCTGACCGACGAGTCCGACGGCAAAGTCGTGGTACAGCCGCACAACTGCGTTATTGACCTGTCTCTGCTGACCGCCGCCGCCGTCAATGCCGCCGCGGCCGAATCCGGTCTCGACGGCCTGAAAAAAGAAGGCGACCCTTACGGCATCGTCTACATCGGCACGCCGAAAGACTAA
- a CDS encoding phage virion morphogenesis protein codes for MQIVIHHDLDQISGRLNRLAGTLGGGLTKPMRAIGGVVESSTRRRIAETKTAPSGKKWADLAPQTVEAKKGKGGILVEHGNLLGSITHQAAKDSVIVGSVMGYAVYLQQGTRHMSARPFLGLSGQDYQDIDDLLADWLEGLIHA; via the coding sequence ATGCAGATTGTTATACATCATGACCTTGACCAAATTTCAGGCCGTCTGAACCGCTTGGCCGGTACGCTCGGCGGCGGTTTGACCAAGCCCATGCGCGCCATCGGCGGCGTGGTGGAATCATCGACCCGCCGCCGCATTGCCGAAACCAAAACCGCCCCAAGCGGTAAAAAATGGGCGGATTTGGCACCGCAGACCGTCGAAGCCAAAAAAGGCAAAGGCGGTATCTTGGTGGAGCACGGCAACCTGCTCGGCAGCATTACCCATCAGGCCGCCAAAGACAGCGTCATCGTCGGCTCGGTCATGGGTTATGCGGTCTATTTGCAGCAAGGCACGCGCCATATGAGCGCCCGTCCGTTTTTGGGCTTGTCGGGGCAGGATTATCAGGACATCGACGATTTGTTGGCCGACTGGCTGGAGGGATTGATACATGCTTAA
- a CDS encoding phage tail terminator protein, whose translation MLKQHGNLLAVYPLILERMAAVDGVKAVKEIGDLSEIVAAAREKRKVSPLDGAVYVVYGGETVADTANRSGQSKHTLHFTFILAKTYTAGGKSPLYEAGAVLTAIQTAFAGWEPGREYTVSEFRREPSPPIEYNDGYAFFPISFTTDVVVKPN comes from the coding sequence ATGCTTAAGCAACACGGCAACCTGCTGGCCGTCTATCCGCTGATACTCGAGCGCATGGCGGCGGTTGACGGTGTGAAAGCCGTAAAAGAAATCGGCGACCTGTCCGAAATCGTGGCCGCCGCGCGCGAAAAGCGCAAAGTGTCGCCGCTGGACGGTGCGGTTTATGTGGTGTACGGCGGCGAGACCGTGGCCGACACCGCCAACCGCAGCGGCCAAAGCAAACATACGCTGCACTTTACGTTTATTCTGGCCAAAACCTACACCGCCGGCGGCAAATCGCCGCTTTACGAAGCCGGTGCGGTATTGACCGCGATTCAGACGGCCTTTGCCGGGTGGGAGCCGGGTCGGGAATACACCGTTTCCGAATTCCGCCGCGAGCCGTCGCCGCCCATCGAGTACAACGACGGCTACGCCTTTTTTCCGATCTCATTTACCACCGACGTGGTGGTCAAACCCAACTAA